Proteins found in one Drosophila busckii strain San Diego stock center, stock number 13000-0081.31 chromosome 2R, ASM1175060v1, whole genome shotgun sequence genomic segment:
- the LOC108596936 gene encoding ATP-dependent 6-phosphofructokinase isoform X6 — MNNDNNQRFLARGSQRDKGLAVFTSGGDSQGMNAAVRACVRMAIYLGCKVYFIREGYQGMVDGGDCIQEANWASVSSIIHRGGTIIGSARCQDFRERAGRLKAANNLVQRGITNLVVIGGDGSLTGANLFRQEWSSLLEELLKNNTITNEQKEKFNVLHIVGLVGSIDNDFCGTDMTIGTDTALHRIIEAIDAISSTAYSHQRTFIMEVMGRHCGYLALVGGLASEADFIFIPEMPPKVDWPDRLCTQLAQERKAGQRLNIVIVAEGAMDREGNPITAEDVRKVIDERLKHDARITVLGHVQRGGNPSAFDRVLACRMGAEATLALMEATPESVPVVISLDGNQTVRVPLMECVERTQAVAKAMKERRWADAVKLRGRSFERNLETYKMLTRLKPPKECFDAEGKGIEGYRLAVMHIGAPACGMNAAVRSFVRNAIYRGDCVFGINDGVEGLIAGNVRELGWSDVSGWVGQGGAFLGTKRTLPEGKFKEIAARLKEFKIQGLLIIGGFESYHAAGQIADQRDNYPEFCIPIVVVPSTISNNVPGTEFSLGCDTGLNEITEICDRIRQSAQGTKRRVFVIETMGGYCGYLATLAGLAGGADAAYIFEEKFSIKDLQQDVYHMASKMAEGVSRGLILRNEKASENYTTDFIYRLYSEEGKGLFTCRMNILGHMQQGGSPTPFDRNMGTKMAAKCVDWLATQIKNNIGKDGIVNCKSNDTATLLGIVSRQYRFSPLVDLISETNFDQRIPKKQWWLRLRPLLRILAKHDSAYEEEGMYITVEEECATDAVA, encoded by the exons GTGTACTTTATCCGCGAAGGCTATCAGGGCATGGTCGATGGCGGTGATTGCATTCAGGAAGCCAATTGGGCGTCGGTGTCGTCGATTATCCATCGTGGTGGCACTATTATTGGCTCTGCACGTTGCCAGGACTTCCGTGAGCGTGCTGGCCGCTTGAAGGCTGCCAATAATTTGGTCCAACGCGGCATTACCAATCTGGTGGTGATTGGCGGCGATGGTTCATTGACTGGCGCCAATTTGTTCCGTCAGGAATGGTCCAGCCTGCTCGAGGAGCTGTTGAAGAATAACACCATTACCAATGAGCAGAAGGAAAAGTTCAATGTGCTGCACATTGTGGGCTTG GTGGGCTCGATTGACAACGATTTCTGTGGCACGGACATGACAATTGGCACGGATACGGCGCTGCATCGCATTATTGAAGCTATTGATGCTATTTCAAGCACGGCCTATTCACATCAACGTACCTTTATTATGGAGGTCATGGGGCGTCATTGCGG TTATTTAGCGCTTGTTGGCGGTCTGGCCAGTGAGGCcgactttatatttatacccGAAATGCCGCCAAAAGTCGATTGGCCAGATAGGCTATGCACTCAATTAGCTCAG GAGCGCAAGGCTGGTCAGCGCCTGAACATTGTCATTGTGGCTGAGGGCGCCATGGATCGTGAGGGCAACCCCATTACGGCTGAGGATGTGCGCAAGGTCATCGATGAGCGTCTAAAGCACGATGCTCGCATCACTGTGTTGGGTCATGTGCAACGTGGTGGCAATCCCAGCGCCTTCGATCGTGTTCTG GCTTGCCGCATGGGTGCTGAAGCTACGCTGGCTTTGATGGAAGCCACACCCGAGTCGGTGCCAGTTGTCATCTCCTTGGATGGCAATCAGACGGTGCGTGTGCCGCTCATGGAGTGCGTAGAGCGTACTCAGGCTGTGGCCAAGGCCATGAAGGAGCGCCGCTGGGCAGATGCCGTCAAGCTGCGTGGTCGCTCCTTTGAGCGCAACTTGGAGACCTACAAGATGTTGACACGCTTGAAGCCACCCAAGGAATGCTTCGATGCCGAGGGCAAGGGCATTGAAGGCTACAGGCTAGCCGTCATGCATATTGGTGCACCAGCTTGTGGCATGAACGCAGCCGTGCGCAGCTTTGTGCGTAACGCCATCTATCGTGGCGATTGCGTCTTTGGCATCAACGACGGTGTTGAGGGTCTCATTGCCGGCAATGTGCGTGAGCTGGGCTG GTCTGATGTGTCTGGCTGGGTGGGTCAAGGCGGCGCCTTCTTGGGCACTAAGCGCACGCTGCCTGAGGGCAAGTTCAAGGAGATTGCTGCACGTTTGAAGGAATTCAAAATCCAGGGTCTGCTGATTATTGGTGGCTTTGAGAGTTATCATGCCGCTGGACAAATCGCGGATCAGCGCGACAATTATCCAGAGTTTTGCATACCCATTGTTGTGGTGCCCTCCACCATATCGAACAATGTGCCCGGCACTGAGTTCTCGCTGGGCTGCGATACTGGCCTGAATGAGATTACCGAAATTTGCGATCGCATACGTCAGTCGGCGCAGGGCACGAAGCGTCGTGTGTTCGTCATTGAGACTATGGGCGGCTATTGTGGCTATTTGGCCACCCTAGCTGGTCTGGCTGGTGGCGCTGATGCTGCCTATATCTTTGAGGAGAAGTTCTCCATCAAGGATCTGCAACAGGATGTCTATCACATGGCTTCTAAGATGGCTGAGGGTGTATCGCGCGGTCTTATCTTGCGCAATGAGAAGGCAAGCGAGAACTACACTACCGATTTCATTTATCGCCTGTACTCGGAGGAGGGCAAGGGTCTCTTCACCTGCCGCATGAATATTTTGGGTCACATGCAACAGGGTGGCTCACCCACGCCCTTCGATCGCAACATGGGCACCAAAATGGCTGCCAAGTGTGTGGACTGGCTGGCCACGCAGATTAAGAACAACATTGGCAAGGATGGCATTGTCAACTGTAAATCAAACGATACCGCAACACTGCTGGGCATTGTATCGCGTCAGTATCGCTTTTCGCCGCTGGTTGATCTCATATCCGAGACGAACTTTGA CCAACGCATACCCAAGAAGCAATGGTGGCTGCGCTTGCGTCCACTGCTGAGAATTTTGGCCAAACACGATTCCGCATACGAGGAGGAGGGCATGTATATTACCGTTGAGGAGGAATGCGCTACCGATGCAGTTGCCTAG
- the LOC108597501 gene encoding glycerol-3-phosphate dehydrogenase, mitochondrial produces the protein MTKLFQAALITGGSMLAYSNSARRQEQQNAEQKVPQMKRELPTRKMNLDAFRRTEYDILIIGGGAVGAGCALDAATRGLKTALVEADDFGSGTSSKSTKLLHGGLRDLDQALTHFDAAALRRVRSSLKECSHIANMAPHLNQSVPIMLPLHHWWQAPGYWLKLQIYNMMTPGPSKGVHYINATQALEIFPMMRRRDLHGAFIYYETQHDDARMCLAIALTAARYGADVCNHMKVVELLRNKDQQIIGAKVVDQLTNKTYRIRARMVINATGPSTDTLRRLEDVKSTPSSQSVWASHLVLPAFYCPAQVGLFDPHTKNGAAIFFLPWQGHTLMGTSDELHEANDLARPSELEIQYLLGGIKNYINPNFDVRRCDVLAVWGGYKSLPVHTRLNHHVIQRGVGNMISIVGGTWTSYRLVAEEAVTKAIRIGKLHPLRDQSITASACKLDGAVGWSPNMFIRLVQDFGLDDDVAKHLTNTYGANAFKLAVGSNSSGGAYPIAGKRLHQEFPYIEAEVRQGIREYACHLVDMVARRMRVAFLNVQATEQILPRVADVMSTELNWSKSRKQRELAEARKFLSQQMGLGTKDERAKLSIPIKMSVKQVAKYAAHFKEMDEQNTGFVAINKCCAAMKSMGVKEIPVDLMHNVLRDIDCHAQGKVDLYEFLLLMSAIVHGDTAYLRYAKLYLEQKVAALGVRNKLRQTPADQTGGGL, from the coding sequence ATGACAAAATTGTTTCAGGCAGCTTTAATTACGGGCGGCTCCATGCTAGCCTATTCCAACTCTGCGCGGCGCCAGGAGCAGCAGAATGCAGAGCAGAAAGTACCGCAAATGAAACGCGAGCTGCCTACACGTAAAATGAACTTGGATGCGTTCCGCCGCACAGAGTACGATATACTTATCATAGGCGGTGGTGCTGTGGGTGCTGGCTGCGCCTTGGATGCGGCGACACGTGGCTTGAAGACTGCGCTGGTGGAGGCAGATGACTTTGGCAGTGGCACATCCTCCAAGTCAACTAAACTTTTGCATGGCGGATTACGCGATTTGGATCAGGCCTTGACGCATTTCGATGCGGCCGCCTTGAGACGTGTACGCAGCTCCTTGAAAGAATGCAGTCATATAGCCAATATGGCACCACACTTGAATCAATCTGTGCCCATTATGCTGCCACTGCATCATTGGTGGCAAGCGCCCGGCTACTGGTTAAAACTTCAGATTTATAATATGATGACACCCGGCCCCTCCAAGGGCGTACATTACATCAATGCCACTCAGGCGCTGGAGATCTTTCCTATGATGCGACGGCGTGACCTGCACGGCGCCTTTATCTACTACGAGACGCAGCATGATGATGCGCGCATGTGCCTGGCCATCGCATTAACTGCAGCACGCTATGGCGCCGATGTTTGCAATCATATGAAAGTggtggagctgctgcgcaaTAAGGATCAGCAGATCATAGGCGCCAAGGTAGTGGATcagctaacaaataaaacatacaGAATACGTGCACGCATGGTAATTAATGCAACGGGTCCGTCCACGGATACTCTGCGTCGGCTGGAGGACGTGAAATCAACTCCGAGTTCTCAGTCCGTCTGGGCTTCACATCTGGTGCTGCCCGCCTTCTATTGCCCTGCCCAAGTGGGCTTGTTTGATCCGCACACAAAAAACGGCGCTGCTATATTCTTTTTGCCTTGGCAAGGGCACACGCTGATGGGCACATCGGATGAGTTACATGAGGCTAATGATCTGGCGCGTCCCAGTGAACTGGAAATACAATATCTATTGGGTGGCATTAAGAACTACATAAATCCCAACTTCGATGTGCGCAGATGCGATGTACTGGCCGTCTGGGGTGGCTACAAGTCCCTGCCTGTGCATACACGTCTGAATCATCACGTCATACAAAGGGGCGTGGGCAATATGATCTCTATAGTGGGCGGCACTTGGACATCATATCGTTTAGTGGCAGAAGAGGCAGTCACCAAGGCCATACGAATAGGCAAACTACATCCGCTGCGCGATCAATCAATCACGGCGAGCGCGTGTAAATTGGATGGCGCGGTTGGGTGGTCGCCCAATATGTTCATACGGCTGGTGCAGGACTTTGGCCTGGATGATGATGTGGCCAAGCATCTGACCAACACATATGGTGCCAATGCCTTTAAACTGGCCGTTGGCAGCAACTCCAGCGGCGGCGCCTATCCCATAGCTGGCAAGCGCTTGCATCAAGAGTTCCCCTATATAGAGGCAGAGGTGCGTCAGGGTATCAGAGAATATGCCTGCCATTTGGTTGACATGGTAGCACGTCGAATGCGTGTTGCATTTCTTAATGTACAGGCTACAGAACAGATACTGCCACGTGTGGCGGACGTCATGTCCACTGAGTTGAATTGGTCTAAGAGTCGCAAGCAGCGTGAATTAGCCGAAGCGCGTAAATTTCTCAGCCAGCAGATGGGTCTGGGCACCAAAGATGAGCGCGCCAAGCTAAGCATACCCATTAAGATGTCAGTTAAACAAGTAGCGAAGTATGCGGCGCACTTTAAGGAAATGGATGAGCAGAATACAGGATTTGTGGCCATTAACAAATGCTGCGCGGCCATGAAATCGATGGGAGTCAAAGAGATTCCTGTCGATCTGATGCACAATGTACTGCGTGACATTGATTGCCACGCCCAGGGTAAGGTTGATCTCTATGAGTTTCTGCTGCTCATGTCCGCTATTGTGCATGGCGATACGGCGTACTTGCGCTACGCCAAGCTCTATTTGGAACAGAAGGTTGCTGCGCTGGGCGTGCGCAACAAGTTGCGTCAGACGCCGGCAGATCAAACTGGCGGTGGTCTCTAA
- the LOC108596936 gene encoding ATP-dependent 6-phosphofructokinase isoform X4 has translation MNNDNNQRFLARGSQRDKGLAVFTSGGDSQGMNAAVRACVRMAIYLGCKVYFIREGYQGMVDGGDCIQEANWASVSSIIHRGGTIIGSARCQDFRERAGRLKAANNLVQRGITNLVVIGGDGSLTGANLFRQEWSSLLEELLKNNTITNEQKEKFNVLHIVGLVGSIDNDFCGTDMTIGTDTALHRIIEAIDAISSTAYSHQRTFIMEVMGRHCGYLPVVAGIISEADYVFLPEYPPPQDWPDRLTLKLEQERKAGQRLNIVIVAEGAMDREGNPITAEDVRKVIDERLKHDARITVLGHVQRGGNPSAFDRVLACRMGAEATLALMEATPESVPVVISLDGNQTVRVPLMECVERTQAVAKAMKERRWADAVKLRGRSFERNLETYKMLTRLKPPKECFDAEGKGIEGYRLAVMHIGAPACGMNAAVRSFVRNAIYRGDCVFGINDGVEGLIAGNVRELGWSDVSGWVGQGGAFLGTKRTLPEGKFKEIAARLKEFKIQGLLIIGGFESYHAAGQIADQRDNYPEFCIPIVVVPSTISNNVPGTEFSLGCDTGLNEITEICDRIRQSAQGTKRRVFVIETMGGYCGYLATLAGLAGGADAAYIFEEKFSIKDLQQDVYHMASKMAEGVSRGLILRNEKASENYTTDFIYRLYSEEGKGLFTCRMNILGHMQQGGSPTPFDRNMGTKMAAKCVDWLATQIKNNIGKDGIVNCKSNDTATLLGIVSRQYRFSPLVDLISETNFDQRIPKKQWWLRLRPLLRILAKHDSAYEEEGMYITVEEECATDAVA, from the exons GTGTACTTTATCCGCGAAGGCTATCAGGGCATGGTCGATGGCGGTGATTGCATTCAGGAAGCCAATTGGGCGTCGGTGTCGTCGATTATCCATCGTGGTGGCACTATTATTGGCTCTGCACGTTGCCAGGACTTCCGTGAGCGTGCTGGCCGCTTGAAGGCTGCCAATAATTTGGTCCAACGCGGCATTACCAATCTGGTGGTGATTGGCGGCGATGGTTCATTGACTGGCGCCAATTTGTTCCGTCAGGAATGGTCCAGCCTGCTCGAGGAGCTGTTGAAGAATAACACCATTACCAATGAGCAGAAGGAAAAGTTCAATGTGCTGCACATTGTGGGCTTG GTGGGCTCGATTGACAACGATTTCTGTGGCACGGACATGACAATTGGCACGGATACGGCGCTGCATCGCATTATTGAAGCTATTGATGCTATTTCAAGCACGGCCTATTCACATCAACGTACCTTTATTATGGAGGTCATGGGGCGTCATTGCGG TTATTTACCCGTTGTAGCTGGCATTATATCTGAAGCTGATTATGTATTTCTGCCAGAGTATCCGCCGCCACAAGATTGGCCCGATAGACTGACACTCAAACTGGAACAG GAGCGCAAGGCTGGTCAGCGCCTGAACATTGTCATTGTGGCTGAGGGCGCCATGGATCGTGAGGGCAACCCCATTACGGCTGAGGATGTGCGCAAGGTCATCGATGAGCGTCTAAAGCACGATGCTCGCATCACTGTGTTGGGTCATGTGCAACGTGGTGGCAATCCCAGCGCCTTCGATCGTGTTCTG GCTTGCCGCATGGGTGCTGAAGCTACGCTGGCTTTGATGGAAGCCACACCCGAGTCGGTGCCAGTTGTCATCTCCTTGGATGGCAATCAGACGGTGCGTGTGCCGCTCATGGAGTGCGTAGAGCGTACTCAGGCTGTGGCCAAGGCCATGAAGGAGCGCCGCTGGGCAGATGCCGTCAAGCTGCGTGGTCGCTCCTTTGAGCGCAACTTGGAGACCTACAAGATGTTGACACGCTTGAAGCCACCCAAGGAATGCTTCGATGCCGAGGGCAAGGGCATTGAAGGCTACAGGCTAGCCGTCATGCATATTGGTGCACCAGCTTGTGGCATGAACGCAGCCGTGCGCAGCTTTGTGCGTAACGCCATCTATCGTGGCGATTGCGTCTTTGGCATCAACGACGGTGTTGAGGGTCTCATTGCCGGCAATGTGCGTGAGCTGGGCTG GTCTGATGTGTCTGGCTGGGTGGGTCAAGGCGGCGCCTTCTTGGGCACTAAGCGCACGCTGCCTGAGGGCAAGTTCAAGGAGATTGCTGCACGTTTGAAGGAATTCAAAATCCAGGGTCTGCTGATTATTGGTGGCTTTGAGAGTTATCATGCCGCTGGACAAATCGCGGATCAGCGCGACAATTATCCAGAGTTTTGCATACCCATTGTTGTGGTGCCCTCCACCATATCGAACAATGTGCCCGGCACTGAGTTCTCGCTGGGCTGCGATACTGGCCTGAATGAGATTACCGAAATTTGCGATCGCATACGTCAGTCGGCGCAGGGCACGAAGCGTCGTGTGTTCGTCATTGAGACTATGGGCGGCTATTGTGGCTATTTGGCCACCCTAGCTGGTCTGGCTGGTGGCGCTGATGCTGCCTATATCTTTGAGGAGAAGTTCTCCATCAAGGATCTGCAACAGGATGTCTATCACATGGCTTCTAAGATGGCTGAGGGTGTATCGCGCGGTCTTATCTTGCGCAATGAGAAGGCAAGCGAGAACTACACTACCGATTTCATTTATCGCCTGTACTCGGAGGAGGGCAAGGGTCTCTTCACCTGCCGCATGAATATTTTGGGTCACATGCAACAGGGTGGCTCACCCACGCCCTTCGATCGCAACATGGGCACCAAAATGGCTGCCAAGTGTGTGGACTGGCTGGCCACGCAGATTAAGAACAACATTGGCAAGGATGGCATTGTCAACTGTAAATCAAACGATACCGCAACACTGCTGGGCATTGTATCGCGTCAGTATCGCTTTTCGCCGCTGGTTGATCTCATATCCGAGACGAACTTTGA CCAACGCATACCCAAGAAGCAATGGTGGCTGCGCTTGCGTCCACTGCTGAGAATTTTGGCCAAACACGATTCCGCATACGAGGAGGAGGGCATGTATATTACCGTTGAGGAGGAATGCGCTACCGATGCAGTTGCCTAG
- the LOC108596936 gene encoding ATP-dependent 6-phosphofructokinase isoform X5, with protein sequence MNNDNNQRFLARGSQRDKGLAVFTSGGDSQGMNAAVRACVRMAIYLGCKVYFIREGYQGMVDGGDCIQEANWASVSSIIHRGGTIIGSARCQDFRERAGRLKAANNLVQRGITNLVVIGGDGSLTGANLFRQEWSSLLEELLKNNTITNEQKEKFNVLHIVGLVGSIDNDFCGTDMTIGTDTALHRIIEAIDAISSTAYSHQRTFIMEVMGRHCGYLAISAAIATEADFMLIPEEPVPVDWQETLCQKLIQERKAGQRLNIVIVAEGAMDREGNPITAEDVRKVIDERLKHDARITVLGHVQRGGNPSAFDRVLACRMGAEATLALMEATPESVPVVISLDGNQTVRVPLMECVERTQAVAKAMKERRWADAVKLRGRSFERNLETYKMLTRLKPPKECFDAEGKGIEGYRLAVMHIGAPACGMNAAVRSFVRNAIYRGDCVFGINDGVEGLIAGNVRELGWSDVSGWVGQGGAFLGTKRTLPEGKFKEIAARLKEFKIQGLLIIGGFESYHAAGQIADQRDNYPEFCIPIVVVPSTISNNVPGTEFSLGCDTGLNEITEICDRIRQSAQGTKRRVFVIETMGGYCGYLATLAGLAGGADAAYIFEEKFSIKDLQQDVYHMASKMAEGVSRGLILRNEKASENYTTDFIYRLYSEEGKGLFTCRMNILGHMQQGGSPTPFDRNMGTKMAAKCVDWLATQIKNNIGKDGIVNCKSNDTATLLGIVSRQYRFSPLVDLISETNFDQRIPKKQWWLRLRPLLRILAKHDSAYEEEGMYITVEEECATDAVA encoded by the exons GTGTACTTTATCCGCGAAGGCTATCAGGGCATGGTCGATGGCGGTGATTGCATTCAGGAAGCCAATTGGGCGTCGGTGTCGTCGATTATCCATCGTGGTGGCACTATTATTGGCTCTGCACGTTGCCAGGACTTCCGTGAGCGTGCTGGCCGCTTGAAGGCTGCCAATAATTTGGTCCAACGCGGCATTACCAATCTGGTGGTGATTGGCGGCGATGGTTCATTGACTGGCGCCAATTTGTTCCGTCAGGAATGGTCCAGCCTGCTCGAGGAGCTGTTGAAGAATAACACCATTACCAATGAGCAGAAGGAAAAGTTCAATGTGCTGCACATTGTGGGCTTG GTGGGCTCGATTGACAACGATTTCTGTGGCACGGACATGACAATTGGCACGGATACGGCGCTGCATCGCATTATTGAAGCTATTGATGCTATTTCAAGCACGGCCTATTCACATCAACGTACCTTTATTATGGAGGTCATGGGGCGTCATTGCGG CTACTTAGCCATTTCAGCAGCTATTGCTACAGAAGCAGATTTTATGTTAATTCCCGAAGAGCCAGTACCTGTAGACTGGCAGGAAACCCTATGCCAAAAACTAATTCAG GAGCGCAAGGCTGGTCAGCGCCTGAACATTGTCATTGTGGCTGAGGGCGCCATGGATCGTGAGGGCAACCCCATTACGGCTGAGGATGTGCGCAAGGTCATCGATGAGCGTCTAAAGCACGATGCTCGCATCACTGTGTTGGGTCATGTGCAACGTGGTGGCAATCCCAGCGCCTTCGATCGTGTTCTG GCTTGCCGCATGGGTGCTGAAGCTACGCTGGCTTTGATGGAAGCCACACCCGAGTCGGTGCCAGTTGTCATCTCCTTGGATGGCAATCAGACGGTGCGTGTGCCGCTCATGGAGTGCGTAGAGCGTACTCAGGCTGTGGCCAAGGCCATGAAGGAGCGCCGCTGGGCAGATGCCGTCAAGCTGCGTGGTCGCTCCTTTGAGCGCAACTTGGAGACCTACAAGATGTTGACACGCTTGAAGCCACCCAAGGAATGCTTCGATGCCGAGGGCAAGGGCATTGAAGGCTACAGGCTAGCCGTCATGCATATTGGTGCACCAGCTTGTGGCATGAACGCAGCCGTGCGCAGCTTTGTGCGTAACGCCATCTATCGTGGCGATTGCGTCTTTGGCATCAACGACGGTGTTGAGGGTCTCATTGCCGGCAATGTGCGTGAGCTGGGCTG GTCTGATGTGTCTGGCTGGGTGGGTCAAGGCGGCGCCTTCTTGGGCACTAAGCGCACGCTGCCTGAGGGCAAGTTCAAGGAGATTGCTGCACGTTTGAAGGAATTCAAAATCCAGGGTCTGCTGATTATTGGTGGCTTTGAGAGTTATCATGCCGCTGGACAAATCGCGGATCAGCGCGACAATTATCCAGAGTTTTGCATACCCATTGTTGTGGTGCCCTCCACCATATCGAACAATGTGCCCGGCACTGAGTTCTCGCTGGGCTGCGATACTGGCCTGAATGAGATTACCGAAATTTGCGATCGCATACGTCAGTCGGCGCAGGGCACGAAGCGTCGTGTGTTCGTCATTGAGACTATGGGCGGCTATTGTGGCTATTTGGCCACCCTAGCTGGTCTGGCTGGTGGCGCTGATGCTGCCTATATCTTTGAGGAGAAGTTCTCCATCAAGGATCTGCAACAGGATGTCTATCACATGGCTTCTAAGATGGCTGAGGGTGTATCGCGCGGTCTTATCTTGCGCAATGAGAAGGCAAGCGAGAACTACACTACCGATTTCATTTATCGCCTGTACTCGGAGGAGGGCAAGGGTCTCTTCACCTGCCGCATGAATATTTTGGGTCACATGCAACAGGGTGGCTCACCCACGCCCTTCGATCGCAACATGGGCACCAAAATGGCTGCCAAGTGTGTGGACTGGCTGGCCACGCAGATTAAGAACAACATTGGCAAGGATGGCATTGTCAACTGTAAATCAAACGATACCGCAACACTGCTGGGCATTGTATCGCGTCAGTATCGCTTTTCGCCGCTGGTTGATCTCATATCCGAGACGAACTTTGA CCAACGCATACCCAAGAAGCAATGGTGGCTGCGCTTGCGTCCACTGCTGAGAATTTTGGCCAAACACGATTCCGCATACGAGGAGGAGGGCATGTATATTACCGTTGAGGAGGAATGCGCTACCGATGCAGTTGCCTAG